From a single Mesorhizobium shangrilense genomic region:
- a CDS encoding SDR family NAD(P)-dependent oxidoreductase yields the protein MTETLEGRHIVVTGGTGALGGAVVGKLLGEGAICHVPNAHAAAPAHFPFTAHDRVKLAHNVDLSDSAKVEAFYSQVPGLWGSIHLAGGFAMAPIEKIESASFAEMMDTNARTAFLCCRAAVRSMLASETPGRIVNVAARAALEPRRGAGMVAYAASKAAVAAMTVAMAEELKGKGILVNAVAPSTLDTPANRADMPDADFTRWVSLEAAAEAIAYLASPANLMMSGTLVPLYGRA from the coding sequence ATGACGGAAACACTTGAAGGCAGGCATATCGTCGTGACCGGTGGAACGGGCGCACTCGGCGGTGCGGTGGTGGGGAAGCTGTTGGGCGAGGGCGCGATCTGCCATGTGCCCAATGCCCATGCCGCCGCGCCCGCGCATTTTCCTTTCACCGCGCATGACCGCGTCAAGCTGGCGCACAATGTCGATCTCTCGGACTCGGCCAAGGTCGAGGCATTCTACAGTCAGGTTCCAGGCCTGTGGGGCTCGATCCATCTGGCCGGTGGCTTTGCCATGGCGCCTATAGAGAAGATCGAATCGGCGTCCTTTGCCGAGATGATGGACACCAATGCGCGCACCGCCTTCCTGTGTTGCCGCGCCGCTGTGCGTTCGATGCTGGCGTCGGAGACGCCGGGCCGTATCGTTAATGTCGCCGCGCGGGCGGCGCTGGAGCCGCGCCGGGGCGCCGGCATGGTCGCCTACGCGGCCAGCAAGGCGGCGGTCGCGGCAATGACAGTGGCCATGGCGGAGGAATTGAAGGGCAAGGGCATCCTGGTCAATGCCGTGGCACCCTCGACGCTCGATACGCCGGCCAATCGCGCCGACATGCCCGATGCCGATTTCACCAGATGGGTCAGCCTCGAAGCCGCTGCCGAGGCC
- a CDS encoding 5-guanidino-2-oxopentanoate decarboxylase — protein sequence MTTIGEALISLLEAHGVDTVFGIPGVHTVELYRGLARSRIRHVTPRHEQGAGFMADGYARASGRPGVAFVITGPGLTNTITAMGQARADSVPMLVISGVNAMPTLGRGLGHLHELPDQRGMMEKVALSSYRVTEAGELPGALARAFALFSSSRPGPVHIEIPTDVMVKPADGIAALLSNAAPPDPDGQAIAQAAKLIAAARRPLILAGGGAKQAEGPLKRLAERLGAPVVQTANARGLMHGHPLCVPASPSLKAVRALMADADLVIAAGTEFGPTDYDGYGDGGFVLPANLIRIDIGADQLARRPATVSIQADCRDALEALLAEVGSAAMTEADGPSRAAAARQAAFAEISPAMQAQVRVVETIRDVLPGSIIVGDSTQPIYAANLYYDHDRPGGWFNAATGFGALGYGPPAAVGAALAVPDAPVVCLTGDGGFQFTLPELGAALDARAPVIFVVWNNRGYREIETSMLDVGVEPVGVSPAPPDFCKLAEAYGIDAERLADTGGLADALNRARAAGVPRVIEITVD from the coding sequence ATGACGACAATCGGCGAAGCGCTTATCTCCCTCCTGGAAGCCCATGGCGTCGATACCGTCTTCGGTATTCCAGGCGTCCATACGGTCGAACTCTATCGCGGGCTGGCGCGCTCGAGGATCCGCCACGTCACGCCACGCCACGAACAGGGCGCCGGCTTCATGGCCGACGGCTATGCCCGCGCCAGCGGCCGGCCGGGCGTCGCCTTCGTCATCACCGGACCCGGGCTGACCAACACCATCACGGCCATGGGTCAGGCGCGCGCCGATTCGGTGCCGATGCTGGTGATCTCCGGCGTCAACGCCATGCCGACGCTGGGCAGGGGCCTTGGTCATCTGCACGAACTGCCCGACCAGCGCGGCATGATGGAGAAGGTGGCGCTGTCGTCGTACCGCGTGACCGAGGCTGGCGAATTGCCCGGTGCCCTGGCGCGGGCCTTCGCGCTGTTCTCCTCCTCGCGCCCCGGCCCCGTGCACATCGAGATCCCGACCGACGTCATGGTCAAGCCGGCCGACGGCATCGCCGCCCTGTTGAGCAATGCGGCGCCTCCGGACCCGGATGGCCAGGCAATCGCGCAGGCAGCCAAACTCATCGCAGCAGCCCGCCGTCCACTCATCCTTGCCGGCGGTGGCGCCAAGCAAGCCGAAGGGCCGCTGAAACGCCTGGCCGAGCGGCTCGGAGCGCCGGTTGTCCAGACGGCCAATGCGCGCGGTCTCATGCACGGCCATCCGCTTTGTGTGCCGGCCAGCCCAAGCCTGAAGGCGGTGCGGGCGCTGATGGCCGATGCCGATCTGGTCATTGCGGCCGGCACCGAATTCGGTCCGACCGATTATGACGGATACGGCGATGGCGGCTTTGTTTTGCCGGCTAATTTGATCCGCATAGACATCGGCGCCGACCAGCTCGCGCGCCGCCCGGCAACGGTTTCGATCCAGGCCGATTGCCGTGACGCGCTGGAGGCATTGCTCGCGGAAGTCGGCAGCGCCGCCATGACCGAGGCCGATGGTCCGTCACGCGCGGCGGCGGCACGGCAAGCGGCCTTCGCCGAGATCAGTCCGGCCATGCAGGCACAGGTGCGCGTGGTCGAGACGATCCGCGACGTGCTGCCGGGATCGATCATCGTCGGCGATTCGACGCAGCCCATCTATGCCGCCAATCTGTACTATGATCATGACCGGCCGGGCGGCTGGTTCAATGCCGCCACCGGTTTTGGCGCGTTGGGCTATGGCCCGCCGGCCGCGGTGGGCGCTGCCCTTGCGGTCCCCGATGCGCCGGTCGTCTGCCTGACCGGCGACGGCGGTTTCCAGTTCACGCTGCCGGAGCTGGGCGCGGCACTCGATGCGCGGGCACCGGTCATCTTTGTCGTCTGGAACAATCGCGGCTACCGCGAGATCGAGACCTCGATGCTCGATGTCGGCGTCGAGCCGGTTGGCGTGTCGCCGGCGCCGCCGGATTTCTGCAAGCTGGCCGAAGCCTATGGCATTGACGCCGAGCGGCTGGCCGACACAGGCGGTCTGGCGGATGCGCTCAACCGTGCGCGGGCAGCCGGGGTGCCGCGCGTCATCGAAATCACGGTGGATTGA
- a CDS encoding dimethylarginine dimethylaminohydrolase family protein — protein MAGPLKRVLMRSAASAMRRANAAEWHYGRGFDPQKAAAQHEQLTKLVARSGAEIEWLTDADDGLADSVFTHDPSLMTDHGAIILSMGKALRRDEPGLHEAAYISMGVPILGRVEAPGQVEGGDCVWVDANTLAVGRGVRTNQDGIQQLSNLLSPKGIQVLGFDLPLWHGEEACLHLMSVISPLADDLALVYAPLLPAAFYQMLKARGIKLVEGDADEFHASSGLSLNVLPTAPLDVIAVAGFPKTAAAMRAAGCTVSTFEADALCIACEGGPTCLTRPVLRQ, from the coding sequence ATGGCTGGGCCGCTGAAGCGCGTGCTGATGCGTTCCGCCGCCAGCGCCATGCGTCGCGCCAATGCAGCCGAGTGGCACTATGGCAGGGGATTCGACCCGCAAAAGGCCGCCGCCCAGCATGAGCAACTGACGAAATTGGTGGCGAGGTCCGGCGCCGAGATCGAATGGCTGACGGACGCCGATGACGGGCTTGCCGATTCCGTCTTCACCCACGACCCGTCGCTGATGACCGATCACGGCGCCATCATTCTTTCCATGGGCAAGGCGCTGCGCCGGGACGAGCCAGGCCTGCACGAGGCCGCCTATATCAGCATGGGCGTGCCCATCCTTGGCCGCGTCGAAGCGCCCGGCCAGGTCGAGGGCGGCGATTGCGTCTGGGTGGACGCGAACACGCTGGCCGTCGGCCGTGGCGTGCGCACCAACCAGGACGGCATTCAGCAACTCTCGAACCTGCTCTCGCCCAAGGGAATCCAGGTCCTTGGTTTCGACCTGCCGCTCTGGCATGGCGAGGAGGCCTGCCTGCACCTGATGTCCGTGATCAGCCCGCTCGCCGACGATCTGGCGCTGGTCTATGCGCCCCTGCTGCCGGCGGCCTTCTACCAGATGCTGAAGGCGCGTGGCATCAAGCTGGTCGAAGGCGACGCCGACGAGTTCCATGCCTCCAGCGGCCTTAGTCTCAACGTTTTGCCGACCGCGCCGCTCGACGTGATCGCCGTTGCCGGTTTCCCGAAGACGGCGGCAGCCATGCGGGCTGCCGGCTGCACCGTTTCCACCTTCGAGGCCGACGCCCTTTGCATCGCCTGCGAAGGCGGCCCCACCTGCCTCACACGCCCGGTGCTCAGACAATGA
- a CDS encoding ABC transporter ATP-binding protein, whose amino-acid sequence MMAQGAAPVLKHMAQDGAAEAIHVENLHKKFGELHVLKGVSLSARDGEVIAIIGGSGSGKSTLLRCINCLENPTSGIIRVNGEEIKLKADSHGHTIPADRKQIERIRSKLGMVFQNFNLWSHMTLIENVIEVPVHVLGVKRDVAITEAEKLLARVGLAEKRDVYPAYLSGGQQQRAAIARALAINPRVMLFDEPTSALDPELVGEVLKVIGDLAREGRTMVLVTHEMKFAREVATHVIYLYNGLVEEEGPPEQIFGAPKSERLKQFIRNIG is encoded by the coding sequence ATGATGGCGCAAGGCGCGGCACCCGTCCTGAAGCACATGGCGCAAGATGGCGCCGCTGAAGCCATCCATGTCGAGAACCTACACAAGAAATTCGGCGAACTGCATGTGCTGAAGGGCGTTTCGCTGTCGGCGCGCGACGGCGAGGTCATCGCCATCATCGGCGGCAGCGGTTCCGGCAAGTCGACGCTGCTGCGCTGCATCAACTGCCTGGAGAATCCGACCAGCGGCATCATCCGCGTCAATGGCGAAGAGATCAAACTGAAGGCCGACAGCCACGGCCATACGATTCCCGCCGACCGCAAGCAGATCGAACGCATCCGCTCCAAGCTCGGCATGGTGTTCCAGAACTTCAACCTATGGAGCCACATGACGCTGATCGAGAACGTCATCGAGGTTCCCGTGCATGTGCTCGGCGTCAAGCGCGACGTGGCCATCACCGAGGCCGAGAAGCTGCTGGCGCGCGTTGGACTTGCCGAAAAGCGCGACGTCTATCCGGCCTATCTGTCGGGCGGCCAGCAGCAGCGCGCCGCGATCGCGCGGGCGCTCGCCATCAATCCGCGCGTCATGTTGTTCGACGAACCGACCTCGGCGCTTGACCCTGAACTGGTCGGCGAGGTGCTGAAGGTGATCGGCGACCTGGCGCGCGAAGGCCGCACCATGGTGCTGGTCACCCACGAGATGAAATTCGCCCGCGAGGTCGCGACCCATGTCATCTACCTCTACAACGGGCTGGTCGAGGAAGAAGGACCGCCGGAACAGATATTCGGCGCACCGAAATCCGAAAGGCTCAAGCAATTCATCCGCAACATCGGCTAG
- a CDS encoding transporter substrate-binding domain-containing protein produces the protein MKTVLKIFAAGLLLGVATMGVAKADPVKIGVAAEPYPPFTSPDASGKWVGWEIDFINAVCAEEKLDCVITPVAWDGIIPALTTKKIDVIASSMSITDERKKTIDFSDKYYNTPTAIIGPKDKKFGATPDDLKGKVVGVQVSTVHAVYAKKHFTDAAEIKEYQTQDEANNDLAAGRLDAVQADSIALGEFLKSDQGKACCDLKGMVAPDDEVLGPGVGAGVRKEDTDLKGKINAGIKAIRANGKYDEISKKYFDFDIYGGSTQSN, from the coding sequence ATGAAGACTGTTCTGAAGATTTTTGCCGCGGGCCTGTTGCTGGGCGTCGCCACGATGGGTGTGGCCAAGGCAGACCCGGTCAAGATCGGCGTCGCCGCGGAGCCCTATCCGCCCTTCACCTCGCCGGACGCCTCCGGCAAATGGGTCGGCTGGGAGATCGACTTCATCAATGCCGTCTGCGCGGAGGAGAAGCTTGACTGCGTCATCACGCCGGTCGCCTGGGACGGCATCATCCCGGCACTGACGACCAAGAAGATCGACGTTATCGCTAGCTCCATGTCGATCACCGACGAGCGCAAGAAGACGATCGACTTCTCAGACAAATATTATAACACCCCAACCGCCATCATCGGGCCCAAGGACAAGAAGTTCGGCGCCACGCCCGACGACCTCAAGGGCAAGGTGGTCGGTGTGCAGGTGTCGACGGTGCATGCTGTCTATGCCAAGAAACATTTCACCGATGCGGCCGAGATCAAGGAATACCAGACCCAGGATGAAGCCAACAACGATCTTGCCGCCGGCCGCCTCGACGCGGTGCAGGCCGATTCGATCGCGCTCGGCGAATTCCTCAAGTCGGACCAGGGCAAGGCCTGTTGCGATCTGAAGGGCATGGTGGCTCCGGACGATGAGGTGCTCGGACCGGGCGTCGGCGCCGGCGTGCGCAAGGAAGACACCGATCTGAAGGGAAAGATCAACGCCGGCATCAAGGCCATCCGCGCCAACGGCAAGTACGATGAGATCTCGAAGAAGTACTTCGATTTCGACATCTATGGCGGCTCGACACAGTCGAACTGA
- a CDS encoding ABC transporter permease produces MIELLSPTPPGWGGTLLLGLLHSIEIAVGATCVGLLIGTGGAYGKLYGGPVVRDLLAVYTTIVRAVPELVLILLLYYAGTDLINQVLTAMGYQRIDISGLAAGIAVLGFVQGAYSTEVIRGAILAIPQGQIEAARAFGMPPSLLLRRITLPAMLPFAIPGLANLWLIATKDTALLAVVGFYELALATRQAAGVTKAYFTFYMAAGALYLALSLISNFLIGRVEARSRRGMPSVKEAR; encoded by the coding sequence ATCATCGAACTTCTCTCGCCCACGCCGCCAGGCTGGGGCGGAACGCTTTTGCTTGGGTTGCTCCACTCGATCGAAATCGCGGTCGGCGCCACTTGCGTGGGGCTTTTGATCGGCACTGGCGGCGCCTACGGCAAGCTCTATGGCGGGCCGGTGGTGCGCGATCTGCTGGCTGTCTACACCACGATCGTGCGGGCGGTGCCCGAACTGGTGCTGATCCTGCTGCTCTATTATGCCGGAACCGACCTGATCAATCAGGTGCTGACGGCGATGGGCTACCAGCGCATCGATATCAGCGGGCTGGCGGCCGGTATCGCCGTGCTCGGCTTCGTCCAGGGCGCCTACTCGACCGAGGTCATACGCGGCGCCATCCTTGCCATTCCGCAAGGACAGATCGAGGCCGCGCGCGCCTTTGGCATGCCGCCCAGCCTTCTGCTGCGACGAATCACCTTGCCGGCGATGCTGCCCTTCGCCATTCCCGGCCTTGCCAATCTGTGGCTGATCGCCACCAAGGACACCGCCCTGCTCGCGGTTGTCGGCTTCTACGAACTGGCATTGGCAACGCGGCAGGCGGCGGGCGTAACCAAGGCCTATTTCACCTTCTACATGGCGGCGGGGGCGCTCTATCTCGCACTGTCACTGATCTCCAACTTCCTTATCGGCCGTGTCGAGGCCCGGTCCCGGCGCGGCATGCCTTCGGTCAAGGAGGCGCGCTGA
- a CDS encoding ABC transporter permease — protein sequence MAGEATIINVAARTSLWLQPHRIVLILIATGLVLSAVFFMRWDWLPQYYEMGLMGLWRSLWILAVTCILGFLFAVPLGLAQAAGSIWVAAPAKAFCTVIRGTPLLIQLWLLYYGLGSLFPQYPWIRESWMWPYLRQAWPYGVLALTLSFAGYEGEVMRGAFAGVPRGQLEAARAFGMSRWKIFRRIWLPQAIYRALPTLTGETVLQLKSTPLVATISVIDIFAVSSKVRQDTYLTYEPLLLLALIYMTVTGILVFAFSRIEARIPNKVG from the coding sequence ATGGCCGGCGAAGCGACCATCATCAACGTCGCCGCGCGCACGTCGCTGTGGCTGCAGCCGCATCGCATCGTGCTGATCCTGATCGCGACGGGGCTTGTCCTCTCAGCGGTTTTCTTCATGCGCTGGGACTGGCTGCCGCAATATTACGAGATGGGCCTGATGGGCCTGTGGCGCTCGCTGTGGATCCTGGCCGTCACCTGCATCCTGGGCTTCCTGTTCGCGGTGCCGCTCGGCCTGGCGCAGGCTGCCGGCTCCATCTGGGTCGCCGCACCCGCCAAGGCCTTCTGCACGGTCATCCGGGGAACCCCGCTGCTGATCCAGCTTTGGCTGCTCTACTACGGCCTCGGCTCACTGTTTCCGCAGTACCCGTGGATCCGCGAGTCCTGGATGTGGCCGTATCTGCGGCAGGCATGGCCCTACGGCGTCCTGGCGCTGACCTTGTCCTTCGCCGGCTATGAAGGCGAAGTGATGCGCGGCGCCTTTGCCGGCGTGCCCAGGGGACAGCTGGAAGCCGCCCGCGCCTTCGGCATGAGCCGCTGGAAGATATTCCGCCGCATCTGGCTGCCGCAGGCCATTTACCGGGCCTTGCCGACATTGACCGGCGAAACCGTGCTGCAGTTGAAATCGACGCCGCTGGTGGCGACGATCAGCGTCATCGACATCTTCGCGGTCTCGTCGAAAGTAAGGCAGGACACCTACCTCACCTACGAACCCCTGCTGCTGCTGGCTCTCATCTACATGACGGTCACCGGCATCCTGGTCTTCGCCTTCAGCAGGATCGAGGCACGGATACCCAACAAGGTCGGCTAG
- a CDS encoding Ldh family oxidoreductase has translation MQLSLDQATGLCRMAALGAGANEEAAQSLAASIVAAEAEGLATVGLSHFIDYLEALEAGRIDGNADPMITRPALAVYLSDARGGLAHTGFDRTIDDLAKAAKLFGVAIFSQKNAYTCGALGYFTGRLAAQGLVSFAATNGPAVLAGSGSVKPVYCTNPMSFAAPAADGAPLVIDQSSSATAFVNIRKAAEDGKTIPEGWALDASGNPTTDPAAAMKGAMLAFGGQRGANIALMVEVLAAGLSGANWSLDAPWFTGGPDSPGTGLFVLAIEPKLLDPDFEQRMKDQLNRLKRRYGVHVPGRSRAEAAEKAAARGITASKAVVQRISEFAARYSS, from the coding sequence ATGCAACTCAGTCTCGACCAGGCAACTGGATTGTGCCGGATGGCGGCGCTTGGCGCCGGCGCCAATGAAGAGGCCGCGCAATCGCTGGCGGCGTCCATCGTCGCGGCCGAGGCGGAAGGCCTTGCCACGGTCGGCCTGTCGCATTTCATCGATTACCTCGAAGCACTGGAGGCCGGCCGCATCGACGGCAATGCCGATCCGATGATCACAAGGCCGGCACTCGCCGTCTATCTTTCCGACGCGCGCGGCGGCCTGGCGCATACAGGCTTCGACCGCACCATCGACGATCTTGCCAAGGCGGCAAAGCTGTTCGGCGTCGCCATCTTTTCCCAGAAGAACGCCTATACATGCGGCGCACTCGGCTATTTCACCGGGCGCCTGGCCGCGCAGGGGCTGGTGTCGTTTGCAGCCACCAACGGGCCGGCCGTGCTTGCCGGCTCCGGTTCGGTCAAGCCGGTCTATTGCACCAACCCGATGTCCTTTGCCGCCCCCGCCGCCGATGGCGCACCGCTGGTCATCGACCAGTCGTCGAGCGCCACCGCCTTCGTCAACATCCGCAAGGCGGCAGAGGACGGCAAGACGATCCCCGAAGGCTGGGCGCTCGACGCCAGCGGCAATCCGACCACCGATCCGGCCGCGGCCATGAAGGGCGCGATGCTTGCCTTTGGCGGCCAGCGTGGCGCCAACATCGCCTTGATGGTCGAGGTGCTGGCGGCCGGACTGTCGGGCGCCAACTGGTCGCTCGACGCGCCGTGGTTCACCGGCGGTCCGGACAGCCCGGGAACCGGCCTGTTCGTGCTTGCCATCGAGCCCAAGCTGCTCGATCCGGATTTCGAGCAGCGGATGAAGGACCAACTCAACCGGCTGAAGCGACGTTACGGCGTGCATGTCCCAGGCCGCTCGCGCGCAGAGGCAGCGGAGAAGGCGGCGGCACGGGGAATCACGGCTTCCAAGGCGGTGGTGCAGCGCATTTCCGAATTCGCCGCCCGCTATTCTTCTTGA
- a CDS encoding DoxX family protein: MSATTDASRGSLIIPALGRLYSSLHDASETVLRVVAGAFLTIHGSQKITNPFGAADMVEGLGFYPGAFWSLLLASTEFFGGIFIAIGLLTRPAAFAGLFVLLVTVWFHWVTMGQGFSGAEKSLVWAAILFFFVIRGGNRQSVDARIGKAF; encoded by the coding sequence ATGTCCGCAACCACCGACGCTTCCCGCGGCAGCCTCATCATTCCAGCACTTGGTCGCCTCTATTCGTCGCTGCATGACGCCAGCGAAACTGTTCTGCGCGTTGTCGCCGGTGCGTTCCTCACCATCCATGGTTCGCAGAAGATCACCAATCCGTTCGGCGCCGCCGACATGGTCGAGGGCCTGGGCTTCTATCCCGGCGCCTTCTGGTCGCTGCTTCTGGCGTCCACCGAATTCTTCGGCGGCATCTTCATCGCCATCGGCCTCTTGACGCGCCCGGCGGCCTTTGCGGGCTTGTTCGTGCTCCTGGTCACGGTCTGGTTCCACTGGGTCACCATGGGCCAGGGCTTTTCGGGTGCCGAAAAATCGCTTGTGTGGGCGGCGATCCTGTTCTTCTTCGTGATCCGTGGCGGCAACCGCCAGTCGGTCGACGCGCGCATCGGCAAGGCATTCTGA
- a CDS encoding complex I NDUFA9 subunit family protein, whose translation MTEILQTPKLIVVFGGSGFVGRHVVRALAKRGYRIRVACRRPDLAGHLQPLGNVGQIQPVQANVRMRWSVDRAVQGADHVVNLVAILHESGRQKFTSVHEFGARAIAEAARSVGAGLTHVSALGADAKSGSDYARTKALGEKAVLDTIKDAVIFRPSVIFGPEDEFFNRFANMARYSPVLPLIGGGQTKFQPVYVGDVAEAVARSVDGKVEGGHVYELGGPSVLSFKECMQELLTVIDRKRPLVPVPWWVANIQASILGLLPNPLLTKDQVMQLREHNIVSETAVKANRTLPSLGIQPQSIGTILPSYLWRYRPAGQFQQRKPAA comes from the coding sequence ATGACCGAAATCCTGCAGACCCCCAAGCTCATCGTCGTGTTCGGAGGGTCCGGGTTTGTCGGCCGGCACGTGGTGCGGGCGTTGGCCAAGCGCGGCTACCGCATCCGGGTCGCCTGCCGCCGTCCCGATCTCGCCGGCCATCTGCAGCCGCTCGGCAATGTCGGCCAGATCCAGCCTGTGCAGGCCAATGTGCGCATGCGCTGGTCGGTCGACCGCGCGGTGCAGGGCGCCGACCATGTCGTCAACCTGGTGGCCATCCTGCATGAGAGCGGCCGGCAGAAATTCACCTCCGTCCACGAGTTCGGCGCCCGCGCCATCGCCGAAGCGGCGCGTTCCGTGGGCGCTGGCCTCACCCATGTCTCGGCGCTGGGCGCGGATGCGAAGTCGGGATCGGATTATGCGCGCACCAAGGCGCTCGGTGAAAAGGCGGTCCTGGACACGATCAAGGACGCAGTCATTTTCCGGCCCTCGGTCATTTTCGGGCCGGAGGATGAATTCTTCAACCGGTTCGCCAACATGGCGCGCTATTCGCCGGTCCTGCCGCTGATCGGCGGTGGGCAGACCAAGTTCCAGCCGGTCTATGTCGGCGACGTCGCCGAAGCCGTGGCACGCTCGGTCGACGGCAAAGTCGAGGGCGGCCATGTCTACGAGCTTGGCGGACCCAGTGTGCTTAGCTTCAAGGAGTGCATGCAGGAGCTGCTCACCGTGATCGATCGCAAGCGCCCGCTGGTGCCCGTCCCCTGGTGGGTGGCGAACATCCAGGCCTCCATCCTCGGCCTGCTTCCCAACCCGCTGCTGACCAAGGATCAGGTGATGCAGCTGCGCGAGCACAACATTGTCTCGGAGACCGCCGTCAAGGCCAACCGGACATTGCCCAGCCTCGGCATCCAGCCGCAGTCGATCGGAACGATCCTGCCCAGCTATCTCTGGCGCTACCGCCCGGCCGGGCAGTTCCAGCAGCGCAAGCCCGCGGCATAG